The window GCTCAAATACAGAAAACGTCTGAGAGAGAATCGAGAGCATACAAGATCCTCTGTATCATACCACGACGGCGCCTATGGCGCCGTGAGTGTGTGGACTAAGCTTTGCGAAGAGTGTATGTACCGTCTGCCTGTTTTGCGAATGTCGCACTGTCCTGGAGGTTGAGAACGATGGTGCTTTCTTTCACCATACGGTTTGCAAGCACACGAGAAATGAGTTCCGCCTTCGGTAGAGGTGACTTCGCCTCTTTCAGAGTATGCACAAGAACGTCCTTTACTGTTCCGGCTTGGTAACCCCATTCCGAGAGGGCATAGAGTCCGCGGCCAACGAGAATAAAGCGCTTGTCTTTAATGAGCTCGTTGTGAACCGTCTGCATGTTCACGCGCTTACCGTCTGGGAACGTAGCAGAACTAATGAGTTTGGTAATTGCGGAGAAATGTTGTGGCTTTGCTTCGCGCTTAAGTACTAAATATGCCTTATCACGGATGCCCTTCGGATTCACCTGCGGCCATGCAGAAAGACCAACTTGGCCATAAATGTTCTTGCCGATATCCTTAGAAATGGCGAGAGCGGCAACAAGGTGCTTTTCATTGACCGGCATGCCCGTCGCAAGCACCGCACTGGTAGACTTTGCAACGCCACAAAACGCTTCCCACTCCATTGGTTCTGCGTGCGACTTAAGCGCCTGGGAAAGTGCCTGGATACCCGAACGAAAAGCATCAGCTTGCGCACGATGTGCTGCCCAAAATGCATGGAAATGATCGCCCTCGGGAGCATGGAACACCTGGTTGCTCACCGTCAGTACAAACACGAGTGCGGCATTCGTGGTGGTAAGGCTTGGAGACCCGCTCATCTCCTGGAAAAGAAGGTCTTGGCGCATAACGCCACCTTCGCGCTGCAATACATCAATCACGGAGGCTACCACGGCATTTACGTCAGCGTCGCGCTGGGCGATTTTAGCAACCGCCGAAACCGTTGCTTCTTCAATCTGGCGTACGCGTTCGCGAGTAATCCCATAGCTCGAGCCAATCGCCTCAAGGGTCTCGCGACGGCCGGAAGCAAAACCAAAGCGTCGCGCAATAATATCGCGATTACGAGGTGCTACTTCGCGCACAAGGCGGGTAACGAGTTTTTGAATGCCGGTAAGTGATGAACGTGCCATAAGATTTCGATGTTTTTAGAATATCACTTTCTTTACATACTGTCAATTATGCTGTGGATAATCTACCGCTTTCTTGGCGAAAGCCACAAAAGGAGCGGCGATGCCACGAATACGGATGAATACGCCCCAAGCCCTATGCCAAGGATGAGCGCAAGGGCGAAATACTTCACGCTCTCCCCTCCAAAGAAATACACCGCAAACAACGAGAGTAGCGTAGTAAGCGTCGTGTTCAACGAGCGGACCAGCGTCTGCCGAATACTAAGTGGAATGATTTCTTCTAACGAACTACGGCCATTACTGCGGATAATATTCTCGCGCACACGGTCAAACACAACCACGGTGTCGGAAATCGAGTAGCCTAATACCGTCAGGAGCGCGGCAACAAACACCGCACCGATTTCGACATGTGCTGCGTGCCCCAGATACGCAAAGACTCCAACGGGAATGATGAGATCGTGCAGGAGACCAACCAACGTAGCGAAAGCCATTGTCCACGAAGAAAGCACGGGGCCTACGCGGCGGAACACCCAGGCGATGTAGAGGCCAACGAGCACCAGCACGATGACAATCGCTTGGATGCTTTTCGTCTTGAGCTCTCCCCCAATTGTGGGGCCAATGGAATCAAATTTATCCTCTACAAATGGGTGTTGGGGAAGTCCTTTTTGTAATGCCTGTAGCAACAATTGGTGCTCTGCTTCCGTGAGCGGGCCAGTGCGAATAATCATTCCCGCATCATTTGCGGGTGTCACCGTTGCAGACGCCCATGGAGCGTCGGCTCGCCCCGTTAGCACTGCCTGCATGGTTGCGACATCGGGACGCTCATTCTCAAACGATATCTCCATGACTGTCCCTCCGGTAAAATCAACGCCGAAGAGAAGTCCGTAGCGCACAAACGACCCAGTAGCCACGATCATCGCAATGACCGAGATTATGAAACCAATAGTGAGGATGCGTCGAATATTCATACGTTATGAAAAAAGCCAACGGATTTTACCTAATCGCGTATTCGCAACGCCGCGCAAGAACGCCTGCGTAACAATAGTCGCGGTAAATAGACTCGTGAGCACACCAAGGCCTAGTGTGAGCGCGAACCCCTTCACCACAGAAGATGTAAATCCATAGAGTACCCCAGCACCAATGAGCGTTGTCATGTGTCCATCACGGATAGAGAGCCAGGCACGAGAGAACCCTTCGGTAAGCGCTAATGAAAGCGCCTTGCCCTGAGCAAGTTCCTCGCGCATACGCGCAAAAATAAGCACGTTCGCATCTACGGCAATACCAACGGAGAGGACAAACCCAGCGATACCTGCAAGTGTGAGCGTAACAGGAATCGCCTTATAGAGCGCGAGCACAATGAGCGTGTACACGCCAAGCGCGAGCACAGCCATAACGCCAGGCACGCGATAGAACAGGATCATGAAGAGCGCCACAAAAAGAAATCCGAAAAGACCTGCGCGCAAGCTCTGCGCAAGAGACACGGCGCCCAGTGAAGCACCAACGGTCTGTTGCGAAATGAGGGAGATCGGCACCGGAAGCGCGCCAGAGTTGAGACGCGTCGCAAGTGTCTTTGCTTCCGCGGGCGTAAAGACTCCGGAAATAACCGCTTCACCATTTGGAATTTCAGATTCAACGATGGGAGCGGAGATAATTTGCCCGTCAAGATAAATGGCGACGATCTTCCCAAGGTTGCGTTTGGTAATTTCGGCAAAAAGTTTTGTACCCTCTGCGTTCAGGTTCAGACTCACTAAAGGGCGGCCCGTATTGGGATCAAAAATGACTTGAGCACGAGCGAGGTGGCGGCCATTGAGACCCGTTGTTACAAAGCCATCGTCCAGCGGATTTGGCGTTGGCGTCGGCCTTCCCGGAGCTACTGATGGAGTAGGGACCATTTCCTTAAATTCCAAAAAGGGCGTCTCACCAATGAGGCGGATCGCCTGGTTGATATCAGTAATACCTGCGAGCTCAACGATCAAACGATCGCTGCCGCTCACCTGCACCAGAGGCTCAGCAACGCCGAACGCGTTCACACGACGTTCGATGACATCACGAATACCTTCCATGGCGTCGTCGGGATCAATGCCCGAGATTTGCGAGAGGTCAGCCTGATAAAGCAAGTGCGCACCGCCGACAAGATCAAGACCGAGGTGGAAATCAGATGCGGGAACGCGTGGTAGAGAAATCCCTATCTTCCCGTCAATCCATGCAATCCCCCGGTTCACAACACCTGGCGCAACATAGACAAAAAGCGCTAGCGAAAGGACAAGTAACACAATGATTCGAGTCCGCTGTGAGTTCATAGAAAATGCGCTCGCGCGCAACGCTCGTCATTCAACCACACTGGCTTTGAAAGTCAATAACCTACGATGCATCAAGCATTTCATGCTCACCTTTTTGGGGCTTCTGCGCCGCCAGCCACTCCTTCACGAGCCGTGTTGCGCGCACGTCATCTTCGTTATACGCGAGGAGCTGCTCTAAAATCGCCGCATCACCTGTGCTGATATACTGATCAAACCAAAGCACCGATTCAGCACCACCCGCACGCGGATCACGCCACGTAAATCCAAGGAACTTTGCTACATCTTTGAGTGTGTAGAAGTAGAGCGGCAACACCACCGCATCTAATACGCGCTGGTGTACGTCAATGGATCGCTCGCGAAATGCGTCAACGATCACGCTCGGCGCATTGTATTTAAGCGCAAGACGATCGAACACCTGCCGCTCATATCCTGCATAGTGATATACCGCATAATTTTCAAGCGGCGCAAGAAAATCAAGAAACGACCGCCACATCGCCTCCTCACCCGACGCATCTTTTGCCACAAAAGAATGGTAGGTGCCCTTACCCGTTGCACTCTCAACCTGCAAAACACCTAATAGATAGTCAACATCCCGAATAGGGTCGCTCTCGATGTCAAAATAGAGCTCCGTAGCAACTTCAGGAAATGATGTCGTGCGCAATACCAGGGGTTGGCCGGAGTGCAATGCGCGCGCTTGGTTAGAAAAGCGGATGATTTTATCGTATGGCCAATCCTCCAGCTGTGTGCGGAGCATTTCTGGGTTTGCTTCGGCCAAGTCACGCACTGTGTGAATACCGATGTCATAGAGTCGCCGCTGGTCTGATTGCGAAAGTCGATACACCAACGAAACATCATTGCATCCCTCTGTCTCTTCTAAGCATAGAGAGTACCAG of the Candidatus Paceibacterota bacterium genome contains:
- a CDS encoding sigma factor-like helix-turn-helix DNA-binding protein gives rise to the protein MARSSLTGIQKLVTRLVREVAPRNRDIIARRFGFASGRRETLEAIGSSYGITRERVRQIEEATVSAVAKIAQRDADVNAVVASVIDVLQREGGVMRQDLLFQEMSGSPSLTTTNAALVFVLTVSNQVFHAPEGDHFHAFWAAHRAQADAFRSGIQALSQALKSHAEPMEWEAFCGVAKSTSAVLATGMPVNEKHLVAALAISKDIGKNIYGQVGLSAWPQVNPKGIRDKAYLVLKREAKPQHFSAITKLISSATFPDGKRVNMQTVHNELIKDKRFILVGRGLYALSEWGYQAGTVKDVLVHTLKEAKSPLPKAELISRVLANRMVKESTIVLNLQDSATFAKQADGTYTLRKA
- the secD gene encoding protein translocase subunit SecD — protein: MNSQRTRIIVLLVLSLALFVYVAPGVVNRGIAWIDGKIGISLPRVPASDFHLGLDLVGGAHLLYQADLSQISGIDPDDAMEGIRDVIERRVNAFGVAEPLVQVSGSDRLIVELAGITDINQAIRLIGETPFLEFKEMVPTPSVAPGRPTPTPNPLDDGFVTTGLNGRHLARAQVIFDPNTGRPLVSLNLNAEGTKLFAEITKRNLGKIVAIYLDGQIISAPIVESEIPNGEAVISGVFTPAEAKTLATRLNSGALPVPISLISQQTVGASLGAVSLAQSLRAGLFGFLFVALFMILFYRVPGVMAVLALGVYTLIVLALYKAIPVTLTLAGIAGFVLSVGIAVDANVLIFARMREELAQGKALSLALTEGFSRAWLSIRDGHMTTLIGAGVLYGFTSSVVKGFALTLGLGVLTSLFTATIVTQAFLRGVANTRLGKIRWLFS
- the secF gene encoding protein translocase subunit SecF, translated to MNIRRILTIGFIISVIAMIVATGSFVRYGLLFGVDFTGGTVMEISFENERPDVATMQAVLTGRADAPWASATVTPANDAGMIIRTGPLTEAEHQLLLQALQKGLPQHPFVEDKFDSIGPTIGGELKTKSIQAIVIVLVLVGLYIAWVFRRVGPVLSSWTMAFATLVGLLHDLIIPVGVFAYLGHAAHVEIGAVFVAALLTVLGYSISDTVVVFDRVRENIIRSNGRSSLEEIIPLSIRQTLVRSLNTTLTTLLSLFAVYFFGGESVKYFALALILGIGLGAYSSVFVASPLLLWLSPRKR
- a CDS encoding TM0106 family RecB-like putative nuclease, giving the protein MNKPLTAEHFYKFFQCPHWIWYDIYGDQSRKGAVPALLELINRGKTSAASSALRTHKKFEELKPEAYKDLEEAHRATLELMKQGKNIYHGVLMHNEWVGMPDLLEARPGSSRFGPWQYVVYDAQRSLELRDEHKFPLVFYSLILETIQGVRPTEAYMIDPAGNERSFAIADFVDQFHLTREEIERVLDGEKPAPFLKSTCKRTPWYSLCLEETEGCNDVSLVYRLSQSDQRRLYDIGIHTVRDLAEANPEMLRTQLEDWPYDKIIRFSNQARALHSGQPLVLRTTSFPEVATELYFDIESDPIRDVDYLLGVLQVESATGKGTYHSFVAKDASGEEAMWRSFLDFLAPLENYAVYHYAGYERQVFDRLALKYNAPSVIVDAFRERSIDVHQRVLDAVVLPLYFYTLKDVAKFLGFTWRDPRAGGAESVLWFDQYISTGDAAILEQLLAYNEDDVRATRLVKEWLAAQKPQKGEHEMLDAS